The following coding sequences lie in one Arachis stenosperma cultivar V10309 chromosome 5, arast.V10309.gnm1.PFL2, whole genome shotgun sequence genomic window:
- the LOC130981416 gene encoding protein FAR-RED IMPAIRED RESPONSE 1-like — protein MESVLEEQNIEDVPKVGMCFGTIEDANQFYQNYAKRVGFVTKIRFTRRVGKDKVPKNQMITCNREGKRKSRVSPIEKTNPRTNYNCPARISIRLNKEGLWIISKVCLDHSHPCDPEMAKLLTRNREMTMHMCRVIERNDEAGVRPSKTYQVLVGEAGGFSKINLMEKDVRNYLSRKVRNVTEEMDAREMLTYFTRMKEMNSDFYFDIELDQNKRLKTIFWADARSRAAYEYFGDIVSFDTTYKTNRYDMPFGSFVGVNHHGNSVLLGCGLLTKENSGSFTWLFNAWLTCMHGKAPKGIITDQCLGIRAGIENVMPETRHRLCIWHITKKIPEKFKRHKRYEELQSDLNNIVWESISEDDFQNQWEDFLIEYGLEDNKWLSDIYEERHRWVPIFLDNFFWAGMRSTQRSESMHSYFDKFINNKSLLIQFVKQYDNCLGWKEQQEREADVEDYKSIIPCATNSLIEKQFQGAYTNAKFKEVQKQFRKKANCILHLMKAVSTSKVYSILEDVSTSKERVYEVNYNAETKDITCMCQMFESRGILCRHSLVVLGHERVREIPRRYILDRWSKLVKRRHSDIKSSHDPSLLNPKTERFDDLCSHSNSVAQFASQTKETSDILHRYLDMAMADCQKHVANSSSNANELDNLLTSEDGGKYGGKDALSIFVGGCIISIQDIKSPPYVFTKGRPTNRLGSEKDKMIKKKTEAKKRKSEITEKEDNQHIGDIQSLPFNEQLQDANYNVNEGFESDSMGASMGGFMSLLNSIHSYQFSNVD, from the exons ATGGAATCAGTGTTAGAAGAACAGAATATTGAA GATGTGCCCAAGGTTGGCATGTGTTTTGGAACCATTGAAGATGCAAATCAATTTTATCAGAATTATGCTAAGCGCGTTGGTTTTGTTACTAAGATAAGGTTTACCCGAAGAGTTGGTAAAGATAAGGTTCCTAAGAATCAAATGATCACTTGCAATAGGGAGGGAAAACGCAAGTCTAGAGTTTCACCAATAGAAAAGACCAACCCTAGAACCAACTACAATTGCCCTGCAAGGATTTCTATTAGGTTGAATAAGGAGGGTCTTTGGATTATATCGAAGGTGTGCTTGGATCATTCACATCCTTGTGATCCAGAGATGGCAAAACTGTTGACACGTAATAGAGAGATGACTATGCACATGTGTCGAGTCATTGAGAGGAATGATGAAGCAGGTGTGAGACCAAGCAAAACATATCAAGTATTGGTGGGTGAAGCAGGAGGTTTTTCTAAGATAAACTTAATGGAAAAAGATGTTAGGAACTATCTCAGCAGAAAGGTACGCAATGTTACGGAAGAAATGGATGCTAGGGAGATGTTGACGTATTTTACACGGATGAAGGAAATGAACTctgatttttattttgatattgaaCTTGATCAAAACAAGCGTCTCAAAACTATATTTTGGGCTGATGCTCGAAGTAGAGCAGCATATGAGTACTTCGGTGATATAGTTTCGTTTGATACTACTTATAAAACCAATCGTTACGATATGCCATTTGGTTCCTTTGTAGGGGTTAATCACCATGGTAACTCAGTACTTCTTGGGTGTGGTTTGTTGACTAAGGAAAATTCAGGCTCGTTTACTTGGTTATTTAATGCTTGGCTTACATGTATGCATGGAAAGGCTCCTAAAGGCATTATAACAGACCAATGCCTCGGAATACGAGCTGGAATTGAGAATGTGATGCCAGAGACACGTCATAGGTTATGCATTTGGCACATTACAAAAAAGATTCcagaaaaattcaaaagacacaAGAGATATGAAGAGTTACAAAgtgatttaaataatattgtTTGGGAGTCTATTTCAGAAgatgattttcaaaatcaatggGAAGATTTTCTGATTGAATATGGTTTAGAAGATAACAAATGGCTATCAG ATATCTATGAAGAAAGACATCGATGGGTTCCAATTTTTCTTGACAACTTTTTTTGGGCTGGTATGAGATCCACACAACGAAGTGAGAGCATGCATTCATATTTTGACAAATTTATAAAtaacaagagcttgttgattcaaTTTGTCAAACAATATGACAATTGCCTTGGATGGAAAGAGCAACAAGAAAGGGAGGCTGATGTTGAAGACTATAAATCAATAATACCTTGTGCCACTAATTCCTTAATAGAGAAGCAATTTCAAGGTGCCTATACTAATGCAAAGTTTAAGGAAGTACAAAAGCAATTTAGAAAGAAAGCAAATTGTATTTTGCACCTTATGAAAGCAGTTTCTACATCTAAAGTCTATTCTATTTTGGAGGATGTATCTACTTCTAAAGAGAGGGTTTATGAAGTTAACTACAATGCGGAAACGAAGGATATTACATGCATGTGTCAAATGTTTGAATCAAGAGGCATATTATGCCGTCATAGCTTGGTTGTCTTAGGGCATGAACGCGTGAGAGAAATTCCAAGAAGATACATTTTGGACCGTTGGAGCAAACTTGTGAAGCGAAGACATAGTGATATTAAGAGCAGCCATGATCCAAGTTTGTTGAATCCAAAAACAGAGAGGTTTGATGATTTATGCTCCCATTCGAACAGTGTTGCTCAATTTGCATCCCAAACAAAggaaacaagtgatatcttacaTCGTTATCTTGATATGGCTATGGCGGACTGTCAAAAGCATGTTGCTAACTCATCATCTAATGCCAATGAGTTAGATAATTTGCTTACATCAGAAGATGGTGGTAAATATGGTGGTAAAGATGCACTGTCCATTTTTGTAGGAGGCTGTATAATAAGCATTCAAGATATTAAAAGCCCTCCTTATGTGTTCACTAAGGGTCGTCCAACAAATAGGTTAGGATCTGAAAAAGACAAGATGATAAAAAAGAAGACCGAGGCAAAGAAGAGGAAAAGTGAGATAACCGAAAAAGAG GATAATCAACATATTGGAGATATTCAAAGTCTCCCTTTCAACGAACAG CTTCAAGATGCTAACTACAATGTTAATGAGGGATTTGAATCTGATTCAATGGGAGCATCAATGGGAGGATTCATGTCCTTATTGAACTCAATCCATTCATACCAATTCTCAAATGTCGATTGA